The Drosophila biarmipes strain raj3 chromosome 2L, RU_DBia_V1.1, whole genome shotgun sequence genome has a window encoding:
- the LOC108033609 gene encoding maltase 2: protein MLAPLIQILLFSLLCSGSIMAGLVKSDSEDFIDWWQHTVFYQIYPRSFKDSNGDGIGDLRGITSKLSYLADTGITATWLSPIFQSPMVDFGYDISDYTKIQPEYGTMQDFEELIDKAYEYGIKVILDFVPNHSSDQHEWFKKSAAREPGYEDFYVWEDGILLENGTRVPPNNWQSVFYGSAWEWHDGRQQYYLHQFTKEQPDLNFRNPKVVQAMDDVILFWLNKGVAGFRIDAVNHLFEEQSLKNEPLSGKTTDPLSYDYTKHIYTKDLPEVLEMIQHWRQLLDDFSAKHPERPTRIMMTEAYAGLTQLADYYEDSKGVRGSHLPFNFHFITDVKGGSDARDFVYNVEKWLIYMPRGHAANWVMGNHDNPRVASRFGPASVDAMNMLLLTLPGVAVTYNGEELGMEDYREISWRDTVDPPARNVGEELYKEVSRDPVRTPFQWSNESNAGFSSGPKTWLPVHPNYLELNLEAQKAASKSHYQVYRDLLELRRSGIMRLGRFNIEPISRWVFAFKRSYSNFESIITVINVSDKEQLVNLTEFLNQPKKLIVEVSGVDSHYQPGQSLAASALSLAAREGLVCRLV, encoded by the exons ATGCTCGCTCCACTCATCCAAATCCTTCTTTTTAGTCTGCTGTGCTCCGGCTCCATTATGGCCGGCCTGGTGAAGAGCGATTCGGAGGACTTCATCGACTGGTGGCAGCACACGGTCTTCTATCAGATCTATCCGAGGTCCTTCAAGGACAGCAACGGCGATGGCATCGGCGATCTGCGGGGAATCACCTCAAAGTTGTCGTATTTGGCCGACACTGGCATTACGGCCACTTGGTTGAGTCCCATATTCCAGTCGCCCATGGTGGACTTTGGCTACGACATCTCGGACTACACGAAGATCCAGCCGGAGTATGGAACTATGCAGGACTTTGAGGAGCTCATCGACAAGGCCTACGAGTATGGCATCAAGGTTATTCTGGACTTTGTCCCCAATCACAGCTCGGATCAGCATGAATGGTTCAAGAAGTCGGCCGCCAGGGAGCCGGGCTACGAGGATTTCTACGTGTGGGAAGACGGCATCCTCCTGGAGAACGGTACTCGAGTTCCGCCCAACAACTGGCAGTCGGTCTTCTACGGATCCGCCTGGGAGTGGCACGATGGTCGCCAGCAGTACTACCTACACCAGTTCACCAAGGAACAGCCGGACTTGAATTTTCGTAATCCCAAGGTGGTTCAGGCCATGGATGATGTGATACTTTTCTGGCTGAATAAGGGCGTGGCCGGCTTTCGTATCGACGCAGTGAATCATCTATTTGAGGAGCAATCTCTTAAGAATGAACCCTTGAGTGGCAAGACCACCGACCCACTCTCCTATGACTACACCAAGCACATTTACACCAAGGATCTGCCAGAGGTTTTGGAAATGATTCAGCATTGGAGGCAACTGCTGGATGACTTCAGTGCCAAGCACCCCGAACGACCCACACGCATCATGATGACGGAGGCGTATGCCGGACTCACCCAGCTGGCGGACTACTACGAGGACTCCAAGGGGGTTCGGGGCTCCCATCTGCCCTTCAACTTCCACTTTATCACGGATGTGAAAGGCGGCTCGGATGCGCGTGACTTTGTCTACAACGTGGAGAAGTGGCTGATCTACATGCCGCGCGGGCACGCGGCCAACTGGGTCATGGGTAACCACGACAACCCCCGGGTCGCCTCCCGATTCGGTCCCGCCAGCGTGGACGCCATGAACATGCTGCTGCTGACCCTCCCCGGCGTAGCCGTCACTTACAAT GGCGAGGAGCTGGGCATGGAGGACTACCGCGAAATTAGCTGGCGGGATACGGTGGATCCGCCGGCCAGGAATGTGGGCGAGGAGCTCTACAAGGAGGTCTCCCGGGACCCTGTGCGCACTCCCTTTCAGTGGAGCAACGAGTCCAATGCAG GGTTCTCTAGTGGCCCAAAAACTTGGCTGCCTGTGCATCCCAACTATCTTGAACTGAACTTGGAGGCCCAGAAGGCAGCCAGCAAAAGCCACTACCAGGTGTACAGGGACCTACTCGAGCTGCGACGATCGGGCATAATGCGTTTGGGTCGCTTCAACATCGAACCCATTTCGCGTTGGGTCTTCGCCTTCAAGCG GTCCTACTCCAACTTTGAGTCGATAATTACCGTCATTAATGTGAGCGACAAGGAGCAGTTGGTGAATCTCACGGAGTTCCTCAACCAACCCAAGAAACTCATCGTTGAGGTCTCCGGAGTAGACTCCCATTATCAACCTGG TCAATCCCTCGCCGCAAGTGCCTTGTCCCTGGCCGCCCGTGAGGGTCTCGTCTGTCGGCTCGTCTAG
- the LOC108033233 gene encoding uncharacterized protein LOC108033233: MSKLVKQLIKSANVVLVALLVYNLWRHKWTKVNFNQYRF; encoded by the exons ATGTCG AAATTGGTTAAGCAGCTCATCAAGTCGGCCAATGTGGTTCTGGTCGCCCTGCTGGTCTACAACTTGTGGCGTCACAAATGGACCAAAGTGAATTTCAATCAGTATCGGTTTTGA